The segment CCCGGGCACGAACACATCGTCGTTTGGGATGGGGCTGGTTTTCATCCGCAGTGCAGCTCCCACGAACGGGTTCCGGAGGGGATCTATCCGGTGGCTTTGCCACCTTACAGCCCCGAACTCAATCCGATCGAGAAACTCTGGGACCTAATCCAGGACCATACCTCCAATAGACTCTGGCCCACGATCGAAAGACTCGACCAAGTGGTCGCAATGCACCTGAATGATTGGATCGCCGATCCCATCCAAGTCATACGCCTTGTCGGAAACGGCTGGATACGGGCTTCAGCAAACGGTTCTGCCGCAATATTAAATATCAAACCTTTTTAGATTAGGTATAACCTACAAGCAACCCTTCTCGGTGAAGAGGCCGTCCGTTTACCGATCTATTGCCGGACAGCCATAGCTGCCCTTACTCGAGCAATGGAACGGAACTATCATGCCGCCTCAGAGATTCTGAGTCGCTTGAGGTTACGGATGTTGACGTCCTGTGGCTCGACTAGTCAGCAATCCCGATCACGCCCCAATTTTTCGGGTTGAGTTTCGCTTCCGAGGGCACATCGGACACCATACCGGTGTTCTTGTCGTGCCAGTAGAGGCGGGAAACTCGGTTGGTGCCGGACGGGTCTGAGAAGATGACTCCGACGATCCCAGTGAGATCCTGATCCAGGGATGGGTCGATTCCGAGGTCTTTCAAAGGCACCCTGAGGAGAACACTGTATCCTAGCATTCCTTGGTTTACGGATACTTTTGCGTCTTTAAGAATCTTAACCACGTCAAATTCCTGGGCGTTGCCGGGATTGTTACTGACGACGTAGGTCATCGGATTCTGCGGGTTTTCGGCCTCTTTCTGCCAGTAGATCACGGTGTTCTTGCCATCGATCGGAGCGACAAGAAGGCGAATGGGGCCACGCCCTGGTACGTCCAGCTGGAGGTCGACCGCATCGCCTCCGATAAAGGCATGAGTGAATTGCTTTTCACCATTCTTCCACGGATTTGTATCGTTGACCTGCCAGACGACGGCGAGATCTTGGTTGTCGCGGGCCAGTGCGGCTCGGAACCAGCGGGTCGGATCGCCCGCCTCCTGGACTCGGAAAGTTTCGGCCCCCGTGATCAGTGAATCGTTCGACCGGGTGTCGGCTTCCGGGGCGGATTGAGGGAGTTTGCGAACTTTGGCGATCTGAAGGGCTTCCGGCTCCACGTTTCCTTCTGCGGCTCGTTTCTCGGCCAGAGCAATGCCTTTGAAGATCTGCTCTTCGTTGACGGAGATGGTTTTCACTTCCTTCTCGATCGTCTCACTGCCGAGGAGCTCCATGATGCGGTAGGACGAGCCTCCCGGTTGTAGAAGAATACGATCGTTTTCATCCCTCCAGATGAATCCGCCGAAGGATTCACCGCCAAGATAGGTTTCGTCGAGGGTGACATCACCCTTAATATCCTGAAACAGGTTCGAGAGAAAGAGTCCATCCATTGTCATGAGAAACCACTCTCCCCGATCTCCGCCGATGGCCGTGACGCTGCCGACTTCGGGAACATCCTCCACGACCCCGTTGGTGCGGAATGGGGCGATGAGGAGGCCCCGGCTGGCTGCTGGTGCGTCGTGGCGACCATAGGGATTTGGATAGCTGCCGGTCTTTCCATCGACCGTCGAGTAATTGATCCCGTCGGAGAGATTTCCCTCCAAGTCCATAACGATGGTGCCCGAACGGCTGGACCGGAAATCCGGGTCGAAATGATTTTCCGGAA is part of the Puniceicoccus vermicola genome and harbors:
- a CDS encoding transposase; the protein is RPHKLWKSEYKWSYCYGALDVVDGESVFLQTPTVNLQWTEQFLLQIKKQFPGHEHIVVWDGAGFHPQCSSHERVPEGIYPVALPPYSPELNPIEKLWDLIQDHTSNRLWPTIERLDQVVAMHLNDWIADPIQVIRLVGNGWIRASANGSAAILNIKPF